Proteins encoded in a region of the Nocardia asteroides genome:
- a CDS encoding IPT/TIG domain-containing protein — protein MPTITSLSPASGPTSGGNSVLITGAGFSGVGPLTVYFGTAATTFTIDSPTRITAIAPPGTGTVQVTVTTTGGTSNGFTYAYLAVPSLSSVSPHSGPAAGGNTVVLTGTGFAGTTAVKFGATTANSFTVISGTRITAVAPAGTGTVAVTVTNPNGTSNGVPYTFVAAPALATVAPDSGPETGGNTVVLEGTDLTGTTAVRFGGAPTASFTVISPTRISAVAPTGSGTVDITVTTAGGTSNPVTYTYIPAPALATVAPDSGPETGGNTVVLEGNGFTGATAVRFGATPAASFTVVSATRVTAVAPAGTGTVDLTVTTAGGTSNALTYSYVPAPALATVAPDSGPETGGNTVVLTGTDLTGAIGVRFGDTPAVAFVVDSDTRISAVAPTGTGTVDITVTTAGGATNPVTYTYVPAPALATVVPASGPEAGGNTVTLTGTNLADAGAVLFDGTPASSFTVVSDTEITAVAPAGTAGPVVVTVIATGGTSNGVLYTFVAAPTLVSVVPGSGPESGGNTVVLEGTDFTGTTTVRFGGTPAVAFVVDSDTRISVTAPAGTGTVDVTVTTAGGTGNAMVYRYVPAPALASIVPGFGPETGGNTVILTGTHLTETTAVRFGANTAIAFTVVSDTEIAAEVPAGTGSVGVTVTSAGGTSDSVTYTYVAAPALVSMEPGSGPETGGNTVTLTGTGLTGTTAVTFDGTPAPTFTVVSDAQITAVAPAGSGPVDAVVTTAGGTSNQLTYTYLPTPALASIEPGSGPETGGNTVTLTGTGLTGTTAVTFDGTPALTFTVVSDAQITAVAPAGTGSADVTLTTAGGTSNPVAYTYLPVPALASIALDPGPETGGNTVTFTGTGFTDATAVHFGANAAVSYTVVSDSRITAVVPAGSGTVDATVTTAGGTSNPVTYTYVVAPALAPIEPGSGPETGGNAVPLTGTGFTDATAVKFGLTPATSFTVVSDTEIIAVAPAQSGTAAVTVTSVGGDSNGVLYNFVPAPALASVDPGSGPESGGNTVTLSGTEFTGATAVDFGGTAAISFTVMSSTEISAVVPAGTGAVDVTVTTPGGDSNSVGYTYVPVPSVTTVVPGSGRETGGNTVTLTGTGFTDATAVHFGANAAVSYTVVSDTRITAVAPAGSGTVDATVTTAGGTSNPVTYAYLPAPTLAGVAPRFGPETGGNTVTLTGTGFTGATAVRFGATPATSFAVVSDTQITAVAPARTGIAAITVTTPGGTSNFVAYGYTPAPTLGTVAPRFGPETGGNTVTLTGTNLTRTIAVRFGTTPATSFTVVSDTQITAVVPAGTGTVAITVTSPGGTSNFVAYGYTPPPTLSNVTPRFGPETGGNTVTLTGTNLTRTIAVRFGRTPATSFTVVSDTQVTAVAPARTGIAAVNVTTPGGTSNFVAYGYTPVPTLATVAPRSGPTTGGNTVTLTGTGFTRTTAVRFGATPATSFTVVSDTQITAVAPARTGTVAVTVTSPGGTSNGVSYTFVPAPTLATVVPGSGPATGGNAVTLTGTGFTGATAVRFGATSATSFTVVSDTQITAVAPAGTGTAAVTVSTPGGTSNGVSYTYLLVPGLDSVVPNSGPVEGGNTVVLTGTDLTGVTSVLFGAVAASSFTILSGTQISAVVPAGTGTVSVTVVSPSGTSNRVLYTYGGAPAVVAAVLDVGPEAGGNTVVLQGDNFTGTVAVNFGAASATSFTVDSDERITAVVPAGAGVVPVTVTNLVDTSNAVPYTYLGTPSITAVAPNQGPTSGGNTVTLTGTRFTAATAVDFGGTAAISFTVVSSTQISAVAPAGTGTVNVSVTTPGGVSDGVSYVYVPAPSLTGVVPGAGPSTGGNTVVLTGAGLTGATVVRFGANAAVSFTVVSATEIRAVPPAGAGTAAVNVTTTGGVSNSVAYAYVPVPTLTTIVPDSGPETGGNTVTLTGTGLTGATAVTFGLTPATSFTVVSGTQITAVAPAGTGTTSVTVTTPGGVSNDGLYTFVPAPTLAAVVPGSGRVTGGDAVTLTGTGFTGVTAVRFGATPAASFTVLSNSEISAVAPAGTGAAAVTVAAVGGTSNGLPYVFVPAPVLAAVAPASGPETGGNTVTLAGTGFTGATAVTFGPSPATFFSVVSDTEISAGVPAGIGSVNVVVTTAAGTSNPFVYTYVPAPALAAVVPDAGAQTGGDTVTLTGTGFTGVTAVRFGATPAASFTVLSSTEISAVAPAGAGTAALTVTATGGTSNDVLYAYVPPPALAAIVPDSGPETGGNTLTLTGTGLTGATAVTFGATPAPSFTLVSDTEITAVAPAGIGATSVTVTAIGSTSNQLAYVFVPAPTIASVVAGSGPETGGDTVTLTGTGLTGATAVTFGGTPAVSFTVVSDSRITAVAPAGIGSVTVEVTTAGGAGSGVVYTYVPAPTLASIHPSVGPTTGGNTVTLTGTGFTGATAVNFGLTTATQFTVVSDTRITVIAPPRTAAAAVTVTTTGGDSNGVVYTYVPAPTLASLDPTAGPTTGGNTVTLTGTGLTGATAVTFGATPAPSFTLVSDTEITAVAPTGTGATSVTVTAIGGTSNGIVYTYVPAPTLTSIHPTAGPTTGGNTVTLTGTDLTATTAVRFGGVPAAFRVISGSEISATAPPGAGTIGVAVTTAGGMSNPVPYAYVAAPSLASAMPDSGATTGGNTVVLTGTGFTGATTVDFGATAAVSFVVVSDSEIRAVAPAGATGNVTVTVTAPGGTSNGFSYSYVPAPVVASAVPGSGPATGGNTVTLVGNGFTGATAVRFGATPASSYTVVSDTQITAVAPAGAAGPVAVTIATAGGTSNGVTYTYVAAPTLTSVVPASGPTTGGNTVVLTGTGLSGATGVRFGASAAVSFTVVSGSQLNAVVPAGTAGPVAVTVATAGGTSNGVTYTYVTAPTLTSVVPTSGPAAGADTVVLTGTGFTAATAVRFGTTPAISFTVISDTRIAAVTPARPVGPVAVTVTGPGGTSNGAVYTYLSAPAIVAIHPDQGPAAGGTTVVLTGTGFTGATAVRFGTTASPSLTVLSDTLVRATVPAGLGVVTVTVTAPGGISNGVLYTYLGS, from the coding sequence ATGCCTACTATCACGTCGCTTTCACCGGCTTCGGGGCCCACGTCCGGAGGTAACAGCGTGCTGATCACCGGCGCCGGATTCAGCGGTGTCGGCCCCTTGACGGTGTATTTCGGCACGGCCGCAACGACATTCACCATCGATTCCCCGACGCGGATCACGGCGATCGCTCCACCCGGGACGGGCACGGTACAGGTCACCGTTACCACCACGGGCGGTACCAGCAACGGCTTCACCTACGCCTATCTCGCCGTGCCGTCACTGTCCTCGGTCAGCCCCCACTCCGGCCCGGCGGCGGGCGGTAACACCGTCGTCCTCACCGGTACGGGGTTCGCCGGAACCACGGCAGTGAAATTCGGTGCGACCACGGCGAACTCGTTCACCGTCATCTCCGGCACCCGAATCACGGCCGTGGCGCCGGCCGGAACCGGCACGGTTGCCGTCACCGTCACCAACCCGAACGGCACCAGCAACGGGGTCCCCTACACCTTCGTCGCCGCACCCGCACTCGCCACGGTGGCACCGGATTCCGGTCCCGAGACCGGCGGCAACACCGTCGTCCTCGAGGGCACCGACCTCACCGGCACCACCGCCGTCCGCTTCGGTGGCGCACCGACGGCCTCCTTCACCGTGATCTCCCCGACCCGGATCAGCGCTGTCGCCCCAACGGGCTCCGGCACGGTCGACATCACCGTCACCACCGCCGGTGGCACCAGCAACCCCGTGACCTACACCTACATCCCGGCACCGGCACTCGCCACGGTGGCACCGGATTCCGGTCCGGAGACCGGCGGCAACACCGTCGTCCTGGAAGGCAACGGATTCACCGGCGCAACCGCCGTCCGTTTCGGCGCGACCCCCGCCGCCTCCTTCACCGTGGTCTCCGCTACCCGGGTCACCGCCGTCGCGCCCGCCGGAACCGGCACAGTCGACCTCACGGTCACCACCGCCGGTGGCACCAGCAATGCCCTGACCTACAGCTACGTCCCGGCACCGGCACTCGCCACGGTGGCACCGGACTCCGGTCCGGAGACCGGCGGCAACACCGTCGTGCTCACCGGCACCGACCTCACCGGGGCCATCGGCGTCCGCTTCGGCGACACACCGGCGGTCGCTTTCGTGGTGGATTCGGACACCCGCATCAGCGCTGTCGCCCCAACGGGCACCGGCACAGTCGACATCACCGTCACCACCGCCGGTGGCGCCACCAACCCGGTGACCTACACCTACGTCCCGGCACCGGCACTGGCCACCGTCGTCCCGGCCTCGGGACCGGAAGCCGGAGGCAACACCGTCACCCTGACCGGGACGAACCTCGCCGACGCCGGCGCGGTGCTCTTCGATGGCACACCCGCGAGCTCGTTCACCGTGGTCTCCGACACCGAGATCACCGCCGTGGCGCCCGCCGGGACCGCCGGGCCGGTCGTCGTCACGGTCATCGCCACGGGTGGCACCAGCAACGGCGTCCTCTATACCTTTGTCGCCGCACCGACTCTCGTCTCGGTCGTCCCGGGCTCCGGTCCGGAGAGCGGCGGCAACACCGTCGTTCTGGAAGGCACCGACTTCACCGGCACGACCACGGTCCGCTTCGGAGGCACACCGGCGGTCGCTTTCGTGGTGGATTCGGACACCCGGATCAGCGTTACCGCGCCCGCGGGCACCGGGACCGTCGACGTCACCGTCACCACCGCGGGCGGTACCGGCAACGCGATGGTCTACCGCTATGTTCCGGCGCCCGCGCTCGCCTCGATCGTTCCCGGCTTCGGCCCGGAAACGGGCGGCAACACCGTCATCCTGACCGGCACCCACCTCACCGAGACCACCGCCGTGCGTTTCGGCGCGAATACCGCGATCGCTTTTACGGTCGTCTCCGACACCGAGATCGCCGCCGAGGTGCCCGCGGGGACCGGTTCCGTAGGTGTCACTGTCACCTCCGCGGGTGGCACCAGCGACTCGGTGACCTACACCTACGTCGCGGCCCCGGCACTGGTCTCCATGGAGCCGGGCTCCGGACCCGAGACCGGCGGCAACACCGTCACCCTCACCGGCACCGGCCTCACCGGCACCACCGCCGTCACCTTCGACGGAACACCGGCGCCGACCTTCACCGTGGTCTCGGATGCCCAGATCACCGCCGTCGCGCCCGCCGGATCCGGCCCGGTGGATGCCGTCGTGACCACAGCTGGTGGCACCAGCAACCAACTGACCTACACCTATCTCCCCACACCGGCACTGGCCTCGATAGAGCCGGGCTCCGGACCCGAGACCGGCGGCAACACCGTCACCCTCACCGGCACCGGCCTCACCGGCACCACCGCCGTCACGTTCGACGGAACGCCGGCGCTGACATTCACCGTGGTCTCGGATGCCCAGATCACCGCGGTCGCACCTGCGGGGACCGGCTCGGCCGACGTCACCCTCACCACAGCCGGTGGCACCAGCAACCCGGTCGCCTACACCTACCTCCCCGTACCGGCACTGGCCTCCATAGCGCTGGACCCCGGACCCGAGACCGGCGGCAACACCGTCACTTTCACCGGCACCGGATTCACCGATGCGACCGCGGTCCACTTCGGTGCGAACGCGGCGGTGTCATACACCGTGGTCTCCGATTCCCGGATCACAGCGGTCGTGCCCGCCGGATCCGGCACGGTGGATGCCACCGTGACCACAGCCGGGGGCACCAGCAACCCGGTGACCTACACCTACGTCGTGGCACCGGCACTGGCTCCGATAGAGCCGGGCTCCGGTCCCGAGACGGGCGGCAACGCCGTGCCCTTGACGGGCACGGGATTCACCGATGCGACCGCCGTCAAATTCGGTCTCACTCCGGCGACCTCGTTCACGGTGGTGTCGGATACCGAGATCATCGCCGTCGCTCCCGCGCAATCCGGCACGGCCGCGGTCACTGTCACATCCGTCGGTGGCGACAGCAACGGCGTCCTCTACAACTTCGTCCCGGCACCCGCGCTCGCCTCCGTCGACCCCGGCTCCGGGCCGGAGAGCGGCGGCAACACCGTCACCCTGAGCGGCACCGAGTTCACCGGGGCCACGGCGGTCGATTTCGGTGGGACAGCGGCGATCTCCTTCACGGTGATGTCGAGCACCGAGATCAGCGCCGTCGTGCCCGCGGGGACGGGCGCGGTCGACGTCACCGTCACCACTCCGGGCGGCGACAGCAACAGCGTCGGCTACACCTATGTGCCGGTACCGTCGGTCACCACGGTTGTCCCCGGCTCAGGACGCGAGACCGGCGGCAACACCGTCACCCTCACCGGCACCGGATTCACCGACGCGACCGCAGTCCACTTCGGCGCGAACGCGGCAGTGTCGTACACCGTGGTCTCCGATACCCGGATCACAGCGGTCGCGCCCGCCGGATCCGGCACGGTGGATGCCACCGTGACCACAGCCGGGGGCACCAGCAACCCGGTGACATACGCCTATCTTCCGGCGCCGACACTCGCTGGCGTGGCCCCGCGCTTCGGCCCGGAAACCGGCGGCAACACCGTCACCCTCACCGGCACCGGATTCACCGGGGCCACCGCGGTCCGGTTCGGCGCCACACCCGCCACCTCCTTCGCCGTCGTCTCCGACACCCAGATCACCGCCGTCGCCCCGGCCCGTACGGGCATCGCGGCCATAACCGTCACCACGCCGGGCGGCACCAGCAACTTCGTCGCCTATGGCTACACCCCGGCTCCCACCCTCGGCACCGTGGCGCCGCGCTTCGGCCCGGAAACCGGCGGCAACACCGTCACCCTCACCGGCACCAACCTCACCCGCACAATCGCCGTCCGATTCGGCACCACACCCGCCACCTCGTTCACCGTCGTCTCCGACACCCAGATCACCGCCGTCGTCCCCGCGGGTACCGGCACCGTGGCCATAACCGTCACCAGCCCCGGCGGCACCAGCAACTTCGTCGCCTACGGCTACACCCCGCCACCCACACTGAGCAATGTGACCCCCCGCTTCGGCCCGGAAACCGGCGGCAACACCGTCACCCTCACCGGCACCAACCTCACCCGCACGATCGCCGTCCGATTCGGCCGTACCCCGGCCACCTCGTTCACGGTGGTCTCCGATACCCAAGTCACCGCCGTCGCCCCCGCGCGCACCGGCATCGCGGCGGTCAACGTCACCACGCCGGGTGGCACCAGCAACTTCGTGGCCTACGGTTACACCCCTGTCCCGACATTGGCCACGGTCGCCCCTCGCTCCGGACCGACGACCGGCGGCAACACCGTCACCCTCACCGGCACCGGATTCACCCGAACCACCGCCGTCCGATTCGGCGCCACACCCGCCACCTCGTTCACCGTCGTCTCCGACACCCAGATCACCGCTGTCGCCCCCGCACGCACCGGCACCGTCGCGGTGACGGTCACCAGCCCGGGCGGTACCAGCAACGGTGTCTCCTACACCTTCGTTCCGGCGCCGACTCTCGCCACGGTGGTTCCCGGCTCGGGGCCCGCGACCGGCGGCAACGCCGTCACTCTCACCGGCACCGGTTTCACCGGGGCCACTGCCGTGCGGTTCGGCGCCACATCCGCCACCTCGTTCACCGTCGTATCCGATACCCAGATCACCGCCGTCGCCCCCGCGGGCACCGGTACGGCCGCGGTCACCGTCAGCACACCGGGCGGTACCAGCAACGGTGTCTCCTATACATATCTTCTCGTCCCCGGTCTCGATTCGGTCGTGCCGAATTCGGGTCCGGTCGAGGGCGGCAACACCGTAGTCCTCACGGGCACCGACCTCACCGGCGTCACCTCGGTGCTCTTCGGTGCGGTCGCGGCGAGTTCGTTCACGATCCTGTCCGGTACGCAGATCAGCGCCGTCGTCCCGGCTGGGACCGGAACGGTGTCGGTCACCGTCGTCTCGCCTTCCGGCACCAGTAACCGGGTGCTCTACACCTACGGCGGCGCCCCGGCCGTGGTCGCGGCGGTCCTCGACGTGGGGCCCGAGGCCGGCGGCAACACAGTCGTGCTCCAGGGCGACAACTTCACCGGGACGGTAGCGGTGAATTTCGGCGCTGCCTCGGCAACGTCCTTCACCGTCGATTCTGACGAGCGGATCACGGCCGTCGTTCCCGCCGGGGCCGGGGTGGTGCCGGTCACCGTCACCAACCTGGTCGACACCAGCAACGCGGTCCCGTACACCTACCTCGGAACTCCGAGCATCACCGCGGTCGCCCCGAACCAAGGGCCCACCTCTGGTGGCAATACGGTCACCCTCACCGGCACTCGATTCACCGCCGCCACCGCGGTCGATTTCGGTGGGACAGCCGCGATCTCCTTCACCGTGGTGTCTAGCACCCAGATCAGCGCCGTCGCGCCCGCTGGAACGGGCACGGTGAATGTCTCCGTCACCACCCCGGGTGGCGTCAGCGACGGCGTCTCCTACGTCTATGTCCCTGCGCCGAGCCTCACCGGGGTGGTCCCCGGCGCGGGACCGTCGACCGGCGGCAACACCGTCGTTCTGACCGGCGCCGGTCTCACCGGTGCGACTGTGGTGCGTTTCGGCGCGAACGCCGCGGTTTCCTTCACCGTCGTGTCGGCCACCGAGATCAGGGCGGTCCCCCCGGCGGGCGCAGGCACCGCCGCGGTCAACGTCACGACCACGGGTGGCGTCAGCAACAGTGTCGCCTACGCCTACGTCCCGGTGCCGACTCTCACCACCATCGTCCCCGATTCCGGCCCGGAGACCGGCGGCAACACCGTCACCCTCACCGGCACCGGACTCACCGGCGCCACCGCGGTCACCTTCGGTCTCACCCCGGCGACCTCGTTCACGGTGGTTTCCGGTACCCAGATCACCGCCGTCGCCCCTGCGGGCACCGGCACCACCTCGGTCACCGTCACCACCCCGGGGGGTGTCAGCAACGACGGCCTCTACACCTTTGTCCCGGCACCGACCCTTGCCGCGGTGGTCCCCGGCTCGGGGCGGGTGACCGGTGGCGACGCCGTCACCCTCACCGGCACCGGATTCACCGGTGTCACCGCGGTGCGCTTCGGCGCGACACCCGCCGCTTCGTTCACGGTGCTGTCGAACTCCGAGATCAGCGCGGTCGCGCCCGCGGGCACCGGCGCCGCCGCGGTTACCGTCGCCGCCGTGGGCGGCACCAGCAACGGCCTGCCCTATGTGTTCGTCCCAGCGCCGGTTCTCGCGGCGGTGGCGCCCGCCTCCGGCCCGGAGACCGGCGGCAATACAGTCACACTCGCCGGCACCGGATTCACCGGCGCCACCGCGGTCACCTTCGGACCCAGCCCGGCGACCTTCTTCAGCGTGGTTTCCGACACCGAGATCAGTGCGGGGGTACCTGCCGGGATCGGTTCGGTGAACGTCGTCGTCACCACCGCTGCCGGGACGAGTAATCCGTTCGTCTATACCTATGTGCCGGCACCGGCCCTGGCCGCGGTGGTTCCGGATGCCGGAGCTCAGACCGGCGGCGACACCGTCACCCTTACCGGCACCGGATTCACCGGTGTCACCGCGGTGCGCTTCGGCGCGACACCCGCCGCTTCGTTCACGGTGCTGTCGAGCACCGAGATCAGCGCGGTCGCGCCCGCGGGCGCCGGCACCGCCGCGCTCACCGTCACCGCCACCGGCGGAACCAGCAACGACGTCCTCTACGCCTACGTGCCCCCACCTGCACTCGCCGCGATCGTCCCGGATTCCGGACCGGAGACCGGCGGTAACACCCTCACCCTCACCGGCACCGGACTCACCGGCGCCACCGCGGTCACCTTCGGCGCGACACCCGCCCCTTCGTTCACCCTCGTGTCGGATACCGAGATCACCGCCGTCGCCCCGGCAGGCATCGGTGCCACCTCGGTCACCGTCACCGCCATCGGCAGCACCAGCAACCAACTCGCCTACGTCTTCGTCCCAGCACCCACGATCGCCTCGGTGGTCGCGGGCTCGGGACCGGAGACCGGCGGCGACACCGTCACCCTCACCGGCACCGGACTCACCGGCGCCACCGCGGTCACCTTCGGCGGGACACCGGCGGTGTCTTTCACCGTGGTCTCCGATTCTCGGATCACAGCGGTCGCCCCCGCGGGGATCGGATCGGTGACTGTCGAGGTCACCACCGCCGGTGGCGCCGGTAGCGGCGTCGTGTACACCTACGTCCCGGCCCCCACCCTCGCCTCCATCCATCCATCCGTCGGACCCACAACCGGCGGCAACACCGTCACCCTCACCGGCACCGGATTCACCGGCGCCACCGCGGTGAACTTCGGCCTCACCACGGCGACACAGTTCACGGTGGTCTCCGACACCCGGATAACCGTGATCGCGCCACCGAGGACCGCCGCGGCGGCGGTCACCGTCACCACCACCGGAGGGGACAGCAACGGCGTCGTCTACACCTACGTCCCCGCACCCACCCTCGCCTCCCTCGATCCCACCGCCGGACCCACAACCGGCGGCAACACCGTCACCCTCACGGGCACCGGACTCACCGGCGCCACCGCGGTCACCTTCGGCGCGACACCCGCCCCTTCGTTCACCCTCGTGTCGGATACCGAGATCACCGCCGTCGCCCCCACGGGCACCGGCGCTACCTCGGTCACCGTCACCGCCATCGGCGGCACCAGCAACGGCATCGTCTACACCTACGTCCCCGCACCCACCCTCACCTCCATCCATCCCACCGCCGGACCCACAACCGGCGGCAACACCGTCACCCTCACCGGCACGGACCTCACGGCAACCACGGCGGTGCGTTTCGGTGGCGTGCCTGCGGCGTTCAGGGTCATCTCCGGCAGCGAGATCAGCGCCACCGCTCCCCCCGGGGCCGGGACGATAGGCGTCGCCGTCACCACGGCGGGTGGCATGAGCAACCCCGTCCCCTATGCCTACGTGGCGGCGCCGTCCCTCGCATCGGCGATGCCGGATTCGGGTGCGACCACCGGTGGCAACACCGTCGTCCTCACCGGCACGGGGTTCACCGGTGCTACCACGGTCGACTTCGGTGCGACCGCCGCGGTCTCCTTCGTGGTGGTCTCGGATTCCGAGATCAGGGCCGTGGCGCCTGCCGGGGCGACCGGGAACGTCACCGTCACCGTCACCGCGCCCGGCGGGACGAGCAACGGCTTCTCCTACTCCTACGTCCCTGCGCCGGTCGTCGCCTCAGCCGTCCCCGGCTCCGGGCCGGCAACGGGAGGCAACACCGTCACGCTCGTCGGCAACGGATTCACCGGCGCGACCGCCGTCCGTTTCGGCGCGACCCCGGCATCGTCCTACACCGTGGTCTCCGACACCCAGATCACCGCTGTGGCGCCAGCCGGTGCCGCGGGACCGGTCGCGGTCACCATCGCCACCGCAGGCGGCACGAGCAACGGCGTCACCTACACCTACGTCGCCGCGCCCACTCTCACTTCGGTCGTCCCGGCTTCGGGGCCCACCACCGGCGGCAACACCGTCGTCCTCACCGGCACCGGCCTCTCCGGCGCTACGGGGGTGCGCTTCGGCGCGAGTGCCGCTGTCTCCTTCACCGTGGTCTCGGGTTCGCAGCTCAACGCCGTTGTGCCTGCGGGTACGGCGGGACCGGTCGCGGTCACCGTCGCCACTGCGGGCGGCACGAGCAACGGCGTCACCTACACCTACGTCACCGCGCCCACTCTCACTTCGGTCGTCCCCACTTCGGGTCCGGCCGCGGGCGCGGACACCGTCGTCCTTACCGGCACGGGATTCACCGCGGCCACCGCCGTCCGCTTCGGAACCACCCCCGCGATCTCCTTCACCGTGATCTCCGACACCCGGATCGCGGCCGTAACCCCTGCTCGCCCCGTCGGACCGGTGGCTGTCACCGTCACCGGCCCGGGCGGCACCAGTAACGGCGCCGTTTACACCTATCTCTCCGCACCGGCGATCGTGGCGATCCATCCCGACCAGGGCCCTGCCGCCGGGGGCACCACCGTCGTCCTCACCGGCACGGGATTCACCGGCGCGACGGCGGTACGTTTCGGCACGACGGCTTCCCCGTCGCTCACCGTCCTGTCCGACACGCTGGTCCGTGCCACGGTGCCCGCCGGGCTGGGCGTCGTCACCGTCACGGTCACGGCCCCCGGCGGCATCAGCAACGGCGTCCTCTACACCTACCTCGGCAGCTAG
- a CDS encoding lipase, translating to MALTLLLATTATAEPVYPLPDPDPFYAAPANVGAHRPGDVLDVRPLPPLASFPGATVRLVEFRSTNSRGAPIAATTTIVTPAFQQPGMPLLSYQHFINSLGTNCAVSRLLYANDFNLSMATPMLNVLLQQGWSVALPDHLGPHFALGAGRLGGQITLDGIRAAKQLPELAVQQSPVALAGYSGGGLATAWAAALQPSYAPDLKLAGAAIGAAPLNLVAMAEGLGLNPHPAFGLAMAAAIGLEREYPDRVPMSSNLNERGRALRDAMANSCTNEILAIGAGGSAREFVENTAIFEQPGAWSVAEENSVELYNGAPQTPIFEWHSPTDHLIPLHAIDNTARRWCAAGVPFQMLHVPAFDHLSAAAVGAPAVAAWLGGRVRGEPAPSNC from the coding sequence ATGGCACTCACGCTGCTGCTGGCGACGACGGCAACCGCGGAACCGGTGTATCCGCTGCCCGATCCAGACCCGTTCTACGCCGCCCCTGCCAATGTGGGGGCGCACCGACCAGGTGACGTGCTCGACGTGCGGCCCTTGCCGCCGCTGGCTTCCTTCCCCGGCGCCACCGTCAGGCTGGTCGAGTTCCGTTCCACCAATTCGCGGGGCGCGCCGATCGCGGCTACCACCACGATCGTCACCCCCGCCTTCCAGCAACCCGGCATGCCGCTGCTTTCCTACCAGCACTTCATCAATTCACTCGGCACCAACTGCGCGGTATCGCGCCTGCTCTACGCGAACGATTTCAATCTGTCGATGGCGACGCCGATGTTGAACGTGTTGCTGCAGCAGGGCTGGAGTGTGGCGCTGCCGGACCATCTCGGACCGCACTTCGCACTCGGAGCCGGGCGTTTGGGCGGCCAGATCACCCTGGACGGCATCCGTGCGGCGAAACAGCTGCCCGAACTAGCCGTTCAGCAGAGCCCGGTGGCGCTGGCGGGCTACTCCGGCGGCGGTCTCGCGACGGCCTGGGCGGCCGCGCTGCAACCGTCCTACGCTCCGGACCTGAAGCTGGCGGGCGCGGCCATCGGCGCCGCCCCGCTGAACCTGGTGGCGATGGCGGAGGGGCTCGGCCTCAACCCGCACCCGGCCTTCGGCTTGGCCATGGCGGCGGCGATCGGCCTGGAGCGGGAGTACCCGGACCGGGTGCCGATGAGCTCGAATCTCAACGAGCGCGGCCGCGCGCTGCGTGACGCCATGGCCAACAGCTGCACCAACGAAATCCTCGCCATCGGCGCAGGCGGCAGCGCACGCGAGTTCGTCGAGAACACCGCGATTTTCGAACAGCCCGGCGCTTGGTCGGTGGCGGAGGAGAACAGCGTGGAACTCTACAACGGTGCTCCCCAAACGCCGATATTCGAATGGCATTCGCCGACCGACCACCTGATTCCGCTTCATGCCATCGACAACACCGCCCGCCGCTGGTGCGCGGCCGGGGTGCCATTCCAGATGCTGCACGTGCCCGCCTTCGATCACCTGTCCGCGGCCGCCGTGGGCGCCCCCGCGGTGGCGGCGTGGCTCGGAGGCCGGGTTCGTGGAGAGCCCGCCCCTTCCAACTGTTGA
- a CDS encoding plasmid stabilization protein — translation MPKAWTDKQERQYEHIKDSAKDRGASTGRAKEMAARTVNKNRAQSGQSKTASKTSTDDKSPQQRGGQRSHSGAQGPTRDQLYNEAKKRNVEGRSKMTKKELAHALGRD, via the coding sequence ATGCCGAAGGCTTGGACGGACAAGCAGGAACGTCAATACGAGCACATCAAGGATTCGGCGAAAGACCGGGGCGCGAGCACCGGTCGCGCGAAGGAGATGGCCGCTCGCACGGTCAACAAGAATCGTGCCCAGTCCGGGCAGTCCAAGACCGCGAGCAAGACCTCGACCGACGACAAGTCTCCGCAGCAACGCGGAGGGCAGCGTTCGCACAGCGGTGCGCAGGGTCCGACGCGGGATCAGCTGTACAACGAGGCCAAGAAGCGCAATGTCGAAGGCCGCTCGAAGATGACGAAGAAGGAACTGGCGCACGCGCTCGGACGGGATTGA